One window of Paenibacillus albicereus genomic DNA carries:
- a CDS encoding LysR family transcriptional regulator has protein sequence MTLQQLRYIIEVAARGSMNEAARRLFISQPSLSKAVQELEQELQITIFRRTNKGIELSTEGTEFLAYARQVVEQADLLESRYRSARRAPQHFSVSTQHYAFAVNAFVRLVEQYGQEEYDLALRETKTHEIIEDVRMLRSEIGILYRNEFNAQVIHKLLASASLEFHTLFTAEPHVFISIRNPLARKARVTVEDLEPYPYLSFDQGEYNSFHFAEEILSTLSHPKSIRVSDRATLFNLLIGLNGYTISTGVLSKDLNGNEIIPVPLECDETIEVGWISQRQRALSRLGAAYVEELERAVRRED, from the coding sequence ATGACGCTGCAGCAGCTGCGCTACATCATCGAGGTCGCGGCGAGAGGGTCGATGAACGAGGCGGCCCGGCGCCTGTTCATCTCGCAGCCGAGCCTGTCCAAGGCGGTGCAGGAGCTTGAGCAGGAGCTCCAGATCACGATCTTCCGCCGCACGAACAAGGGCATCGAGCTGTCCACCGAGGGGACGGAATTTCTCGCCTATGCGCGCCAGGTCGTCGAGCAGGCGGACTTGCTGGAGAGCCGCTACCGGAGCGCCCGCCGGGCGCCGCAGCATTTTTCCGTCTCGACCCAGCATTACGCGTTCGCCGTGAATGCGTTCGTCCGGCTCGTCGAGCAGTACGGACAGGAGGAGTACGACCTGGCGCTGCGCGAGACCAAGACGCATGAGATCATCGAGGACGTGCGGATGCTGCGCAGCGAGATCGGCATCCTCTACCGCAACGAGTTCAACGCCCAGGTCATCCACAAGCTGCTCGCCTCGGCCAGCCTGGAATTCCACACCTTGTTCACGGCCGAGCCGCATGTGTTCATCAGCATCCGCAACCCGCTCGCGCGCAAGGCGAGGGTGACGGTCGAGGATCTGGAGCCGTATCCATATCTGTCGTTCGACCAGGGCGAGTACAACTCGTTCCACTTCGCGGAGGAGATCCTCAGCACGCTGTCCCACCCCAAGAGCATTCGCGTCAGCGACCGCGCGACGCTGTTCAACCTGCTCATCGGCCTGAACGGCTATACGATCTCGACCGGCGTGCTGAGCAAGGACCTGAACGGCAACGAGATCATCCCCGTGCCATTGGAATGCGACGAGACGATCGAGGTCGGCTGGATCAGCCAGCGCCAGCGCGCGTTGTCCCGGCTGGGAGCCGCCTACGTCGAGGAGCTGGAGCGGGCGGTGCGGCGAGAGGACTGA
- a CDS encoding DUF6526 family protein — MADRRKQPPRFDPLHHFVNLPLGLALLIACSVHAARQPWGTDAAWTAWLLAGLALVLLLGLLRMRVYATKSQDRIIRAEERLRHFRLTGRELDPRLTLPQLLALRNAGDGEFPALCGRAAAERLEPPAIRAEIREFRPDEMRI, encoded by the coding sequence ATGGCGGACCGCCGCAAGCAGCCGCCGCGCTTCGATCCGCTCCACCACTTCGTGAACCTGCCGCTCGGGCTCGCGCTGCTGATCGCCTGCTCCGTCCATGCGGCCCGGCAGCCCTGGGGCACGGACGCCGCCTGGACGGCCTGGCTGCTGGCCGGACTCGCGCTTGTGCTGCTGCTGGGCCTGCTGCGGATGCGGGTGTACGCGACCAAGTCGCAGGACCGCATCATCCGCGCGGAGGAGCGGCTGCGGCATTTCCGGCTGACGGGCCGGGAGCTGGACCCGCGGCTGACGCTGCCCCAGCTGCTCGCCCTGCGCAACGCGGGGGACGGCGAGTTCCCGGCGCTGTGCGGACGGGCGGCGGCCGAGCGGCTGGAGCCGCCGGCGATCCGGGCGGAGATTCGCGAGTTTCGGCCTGACGAGATGAGGATTTGA
- a CDS encoding catalase, which produces MSNQPKGHRNETDKTEQLKGFTVDNDGQKLTTNTGLHVAEDEHSLKAGVRGPTLMEDFHFREKMTHFDHERIPERIVHARGAGAHGYFQVYEPLAELTEAGFLQDPSKQTPVFVRFSTVAGSRGSADTVRDVRGFAVKFYTEEGNFDLVGNNMPVFFIQDAMKFPDFIHAVKPEPHNEIPQAQSAHDTFWDFVVQNTETAHMVMWAMSDRSLPRSYAMMEGFGVHTFRLINAEGKARFVKFHWKPVLGTHSLVWDEVQKLGGKDPDFNRRDLHDSIEAGRYPEWEFGLQVLEEEDEFKFDFDILDPTKIWPEELIPVRKVGKLTLNRNTDNFFAETEQIAFHPGHLVKGIDFSNDPLLQGRLFSYTDTQLSRLGGPNFNEIPINRPMCPVHNNQRDGMHRMTINRGPVAYHKNGIAGGAPHPTADGYKHYQEKVEGHVTRERSDSFKDHYSQAALFWNSMSDVEKQHIVSAFSFELGHVKDKAIRQAVIDMFANVSGELSAGIAANIGATPPAKADDKAREAAASPALSMMNTIKTPNGRKVAVLVADGFDGAATEALVRDLTNAGIQPEFLSVRLGAVKSDADSAVEAAHSFLTSDSVLFDAVLVAGGEASVQALAAVPKLADFLKEAFQHYKAIGFGRAEDAEQLLALAGIKAKAGDPGLLAGQGLGQPFIQAVAEHRHWTRQV; this is translated from the coding sequence GAAGCTGACGACCAATACCGGCCTTCACGTCGCCGAGGACGAGCATTCGCTGAAGGCGGGCGTGCGGGGTCCGACGCTGATGGAGGACTTCCACTTCCGCGAGAAGATGACGCATTTCGATCATGAGCGCATCCCGGAGCGCATCGTGCATGCGCGCGGAGCGGGTGCTCATGGCTATTTCCAGGTGTACGAGCCCCTCGCGGAGCTGACGGAAGCGGGCTTCCTGCAGGACCCGTCCAAGCAGACGCCGGTGTTCGTGCGCTTCTCCACCGTCGCGGGCTCGCGCGGCTCGGCGGATACGGTGCGCGACGTGCGCGGCTTCGCCGTCAAGTTCTACACGGAGGAGGGCAACTTCGACCTCGTCGGCAACAATATGCCGGTCTTCTTCATCCAGGACGCGATGAAGTTCCCGGACTTCATCCATGCGGTCAAGCCGGAGCCGCACAACGAGATTCCGCAGGCGCAGTCGGCTCACGACACGTTCTGGGACTTCGTCGTCCAGAACACGGAGACCGCCCATATGGTCATGTGGGCGATGTCCGACCGCTCGCTGCCCCGCAGCTACGCCATGATGGAGGGCTTCGGCGTCCACACGTTCCGCCTTATCAACGCGGAGGGAAAGGCGCGCTTCGTCAAGTTCCATTGGAAGCCGGTGCTCGGCACGCATTCGCTCGTTTGGGACGAGGTGCAGAAGCTGGGCGGCAAGGACCCCGACTTCAACCGCCGCGACCTGCATGACTCCATCGAGGCCGGCCGCTATCCGGAATGGGAGTTCGGCCTGCAGGTGCTGGAGGAAGAGGATGAGTTCAAGTTCGATTTCGACATCCTCGACCCGACGAAAATCTGGCCGGAGGAGCTCATCCCCGTGCGCAAGGTCGGCAAGCTGACGCTGAACCGCAACACGGACAACTTCTTCGCGGAGACGGAGCAGATCGCTTTCCACCCGGGCCATCTGGTCAAAGGCATCGACTTCTCCAACGACCCGTTGCTGCAGGGACGGCTGTTCTCCTACACGGACACGCAGCTCTCGCGCCTCGGCGGCCCGAACTTCAACGAGATTCCGATCAACCGTCCGATGTGCCCGGTGCACAACAACCAGCGCGACGGCATGCACCGCATGACGATCAACCGCGGTCCGGTCGCGTATCACAAGAACGGCATCGCCGGCGGGGCTCCGCACCCGACCGCGGACGGCTACAAGCATTATCAGGAAAAGGTCGAAGGCCATGTCACGCGCGAGCGCAGCGACAGCTTCAAGGATCATTACAGCCAAGCGGCGCTGTTCTGGAACAGCATGTCGGACGTGGAGAAGCAGCATATCGTCTCGGCGTTCAGCTTTGAGCTCGGCCACGTCAAGGACAAGGCGATCCGCCAGGCCGTCATCGACATGTTCGCCAACGTCAGCGGCGAGCTGTCGGCGGGCATCGCCGCCAACATCGGCGCGACGCCGCCGGCCAAGGCGGACGACAAGGCCCGAGAGGCGGCCGCTTCGCCCGCGCTCAGCATGATGAACACGATCAAGACGCCGAACGGCCGCAAGGTCGCGGTGCTCGTGGCGGACGGCTTCGACGGCGCAGCGACCGAGGCGCTCGTCCGTGACCTGACGAATGCCGGCATCCAGCCGGAATTCCTCAGCGTCCGGCTCGGCGCGGTCAAGAGCGACGCGGATTCGGCCGTCGAGGCGGCGCACAGCTTCCTCACGAGCGATTCGGTGCTGTTCGACGCCGTTCTCGTCGCCGGAGGGGAGGCGAGCGTCCAGGCGCTGGCGGCCGTGCCGAAGCTGGCGGACTTCCTGAAGGAAGCGTTCCAGCATTACAAGGCGATCGGCTTCGGCCGTGCCGAAGACGCGGAGCAGCTGCTCGCGCTCGCCGGCATCAAGGCCAAGGCGGGCGATCCGGGACTGCTCGCGGGCCAAGGGCTCGGCCAGCCGTTCATCCAGGCGGTCGCCGAGCACCGCCACTGGACGCGCCAGGTCTAG